From Synoicihabitans lomoniglobus, the proteins below share one genomic window:
- a CDS encoding PepSY domain-containing protein gives MKTFSSLLLILLVSAGVCLADSEMAGSIAVPRQTPKWQLPALAKLSATDAIEVARAAEPGAVVEVKLKVDDHFLIYEVEIVRADHTMVELAIDAGTGAILEVDEDN, from the coding sequence ATGAAAACGTTTTCCTCCCTGTTGCTCATCCTACTGGTCTCGGCCGGCGTTTGTCTGGCAGACAGCGAAATGGCGGGTTCGATCGCAGTCCCGCGCCAGACCCCCAAATGGCAGTTGCCGGCCTTGGCTAAACTCTCGGCCACGGACGCGATTGAAGTCGCCCGGGCTGCGGAACCCGGAGCAGTGGTGGAAGTGAAGCTCAAGGTGGACGACCACTTCCTCATATACGAAGTGGAGATCGTGCGGGCCGACCACACGATGGTCGAGCTGGCGATCGATGCGGGCACCGGCGCGATCCTGGAAGTCGACGAAGACAACTAG